The proteins below are encoded in one region of Lujinxingia sediminis:
- a CDS encoding amidohydrolase: MLILHPRIYLDYRGTITDALLIDGHHVVAIGEEARRRAGRSAEVVRPEAACVMPALGDAHIHLWGAGLRAHTIDLRGMSAAQILNELRLAAPRQDGWIVGTNWNENNFADDHPLNLALLDQLFPNQPVCLHRVDAHALWVNSEALRRAGLDGRVHDLSGGLAERGPDGRLTGVLIDHAMEPVLRALPPANAAEDRLIFTHTANTLVSHGVSFSSMAFTSMERLQLVDELIADGELPSRVDFWIDGTSPDIDRLLERGPRQADAAGHRVGTIKFFADGALGSAGAWLLEPYRTGGQGLQTQPVGYLKARIPELMRAGWQVAVHAIGDAAARDVLDAFEAVPPELRARLRPRLEHAQIVHPDDCPRFAELGVIASIQPIHLRSDVPWAPRRLFEPQLQRLFPWRDLLPTTLAAGSDYPIDDPNPWHGIATALTRQGYDEQSFGPEHTLTRHEAIRAYTFGAAFASHREHQLGALHPGYLADVIALSADPFVDSPEAIRDIEVIWSRLPGR, from the coding sequence ATGTTGATCTTACATCCACGCATCTACCTCGATTACCGCGGTACAATCACCGACGCTCTGCTCATCGACGGTCACCACGTGGTCGCCATCGGTGAAGAAGCGCGCCGGCGGGCCGGTCGGAGCGCGGAGGTGGTTCGGCCGGAGGCGGCATGTGTCATGCCCGCGCTGGGCGATGCGCATATCCACCTGTGGGGGGCCGGGCTGCGAGCCCACACCATCGACCTTCGGGGAATGAGCGCTGCGCAGATCCTCAATGAGCTTCGCCTGGCAGCCCCCCGCCAGGACGGCTGGATCGTGGGCACGAACTGGAACGAGAACAACTTCGCCGACGATCACCCGCTCAACCTGGCGCTCCTCGACCAGCTCTTTCCCAACCAGCCGGTGTGTCTTCACCGGGTTGATGCGCACGCCCTCTGGGTCAACTCCGAGGCGCTGCGTCGCGCCGGGCTCGACGGGCGGGTCCACGACTTGAGCGGCGGCCTTGCCGAGCGCGGTCCCGACGGGCGGCTGACCGGCGTACTCATCGACCATGCCATGGAGCCGGTCCTGCGCGCGCTACCTCCGGCTAACGCCGCAGAAGACCGCCTGATCTTCACCCACACCGCAAACACACTCGTAAGCCACGGGGTGAGTTTCTCGTCGATGGCCTTTACCTCAATGGAACGCCTGCAGTTGGTCGATGAGCTCATCGCCGATGGCGAACTTCCCTCCCGCGTCGACTTCTGGATCGACGGCACCTCTCCAGATATCGACCGGCTTTTAGAACGCGGCCCTCGCCAGGCCGATGCTGCTGGCCACCGGGTCGGCACCATCAAGTTCTTTGCCGACGGAGCGCTCGGATCGGCCGGTGCCTGGCTTCTGGAGCCTTACCGCACCGGCGGCCAGGGGTTGCAAACCCAACCTGTGGGCTACCTCAAAGCACGCATCCCCGAGTTGATGCGCGCTGGCTGGCAGGTGGCCGTGCATGCCATCGGCGATGCGGCCGCGCGCGACGTCCTCGACGCCTTTGAGGCAGTGCCCCCCGAGCTCCGAGCGCGGCTTCGCCCCCGACTTGAGCACGCCCAGATCGTTCACCCCGACGACTGCCCTCGCTTCGCTGAGCTCGGCGTCATCGCCAGCATCCAGCCCATTCACCTGCGCAGCGATGTCCCCTGGGCACCGCGCCGCCTCTTCGAGCCTCAGCTCCAACGTCTCTTCCCCTGGCGCGATCTTCTGCCCACCACACTCGCTGCTGGCAGCGACTACCCCATCGACGATCCCAACCCCTGGCATGGCATCGCCACCGCCCTCACTCGCCAGGGCTACGACGAGCAGTCCTTTGGCCCCGAACACACGCTGACCCGCCACGAGGCCATCCGAGCCTACACCTTCGGGGCGGCCTTTGCCTCACACCGTGAGCACCAGCTCGGCGCGCTTCACCCGGGCTACCTGGCCGATGTCATCGCGCTCTCAGCCGATCCTTTTGTCGACTCGCCAGAGGCCATCCGGGACATTGAAGTGATCTGGTCGCGATTACCGGGCCGCTGA
- a CDS encoding amidohydrolase family protein, with translation MIIDAHVHLMGINPRNGCYVSPKLSGGWAFAWLSRALGLAGVSREDLDQAYAAQVLRWVEESELDAAGLLAFDAIYDAAGHYDHERTRVYISNDYLFEVCARSEKLLPIASVNPQRRDAIDELERVVERGAVAIKLLPNSQDIDLGRESYRGFWEKMAALNIPLLTHTSFEHTIPPVNQAWGKPERLRLPLECGTRVIAAHCAGSGVVHPFREDYDQWRQMLDDYPNLYGDISAMASLSRFPYIHKVLGDATARSRVIMGSDFPVPANPWVFANQIGWARARELHAMENPLQRNLEIFRALGVDDAMLTRAASVLCLPEAAAAHTTRGAGE, from the coding sequence ATGATCATCGACGCCCATGTCCACCTGATGGGGATTAATCCCCGGAATGGCTGCTACGTAAGCCCGAAGCTCTCCGGCGGATGGGCCTTTGCCTGGCTGAGCCGCGCGCTGGGGCTGGCCGGCGTCTCGCGCGAGGATCTCGACCAGGCTTACGCCGCCCAGGTCCTCCGTTGGGTTGAGGAGAGTGAGCTCGACGCGGCCGGTCTGCTGGCTTTTGACGCCATCTACGATGCAGCCGGCCACTACGATCATGAGCGCACCCGCGTCTACATCTCCAACGACTACCTCTTTGAGGTGTGTGCCCGCTCCGAGAAGTTGTTGCCGATCGCCTCGGTCAACCCGCAACGTCGCGATGCCATCGATGAGTTGGAGCGCGTCGTCGAGCGAGGGGCGGTGGCGATCAAACTTTTGCCAAACTCCCAGGACATCGATCTTGGTCGCGAGAGCTACCGCGGCTTCTGGGAGAAGATGGCCGCGCTCAACATCCCGCTGCTCACCCACACCTCCTTTGAGCACACCATTCCGCCGGTTAATCAGGCCTGGGGAAAGCCCGAACGGCTGCGCCTTCCCCTGGAGTGCGGCACGCGCGTGATCGCCGCACACTGCGCGGGCAGCGGCGTGGTGCACCCCTTTCGCGAAGATTACGACCAGTGGCGCCAGATGCTCGACGACTACCCCAATCTCTACGGCGACATCTCGGCGATGGCCTCACTTTCGCGCTTTCCCTACATCCACAAAGTGCTCGGCGATGCCACCGCGCGCAGCCGCGTGATTATGGGCAGCGACTTTCCCGTGCCGGCCAACCCCTGGGTCTTTGCCAACCAGATCGGCTGGGCGCGCGCCCGGGAGCTTCACGCGATGGAGAACCCCCTGCAGCGCAACCTGGAGATCTTCCGCGCGCTGGGCGTCGATGACGCGATGCTCACCCGCGCCGCGTCGGTGTTGTGCCTTCCAGAGGCGGCTGCGGCCCATACCACGCGAGGAGCGGGGGAGTGA
- a CDS encoding hydroxymethylpyrimidine/phosphomethylpyrimidine kinase: protein MDEVNSSPPLVLTIAGTDPSGGAGIQVDLQVMRDLGCHGLSVISALVCQNTRGVRGFEAVSPGTFRAQLDAIAEDFDLQAIKIGMIPGLESFHVLGAFLAELDPEVDVVLDPVLASGDGRRALHAEGWFEGLELVRERVDLLTPNVPEAAQILGFDEPGSDALLLARELRDAGWSRVLVKGGHLPHAPGQGVVDVLADEAGERSFEPLSRVEADVRGTGCQLSSAIACQRARGLSWEASITRARQYLNTLLHHKAQRIGRGRPVIVRAHPEPD, encoded by the coding sequence ATGGATGAAGTCAACTCCTCGCCGCCACTCGTGCTGACGATCGCCGGCACCGACCCCAGCGGGGGGGCCGGCATTCAGGTCGATCTGCAGGTGATGCGCGATCTGGGCTGCCACGGGCTAAGCGTGATCAGCGCGCTCGTGTGCCAGAACACCCGGGGCGTGCGTGGCTTCGAAGCGGTGAGCCCGGGCACCTTTCGCGCCCAACTCGACGCGATCGCTGAGGATTTTGATCTTCAGGCGATCAAAATTGGCATGATCCCCGGGCTGGAATCCTTTCACGTGCTCGGCGCGTTCTTAGCCGAGCTCGATCCGGAGGTCGACGTCGTGCTCGACCCGGTGCTCGCCAGCGGTGACGGCCGCCGCGCTTTGCACGCCGAGGGGTGGTTTGAGGGGCTTGAACTCGTGCGAGAGCGCGTCGATCTTCTGACCCCCAACGTTCCCGAAGCCGCGCAGATCCTGGGGTTTGATGAGCCCGGCAGCGACGCGCTTCTGCTGGCCCGAGAGCTGCGAGATGCGGGCTGGTCGCGGGTGCTCGTCAAAGGAGGCCATCTTCCGCACGCCCCCGGACAGGGCGTCGTCGATGTACTTGCCGATGAGGCCGGCGAGCGCAGTTTTGAGCCACTTTCGCGCGTGGAGGCCGATGTTCGGGGCACCGGCTGCCAGCTCTCAAGCGCCATCGCCTGCCAGCGCGCCCGGGGGCTGAGCTGGGAGGCATCCATCACGCGCGCTCGCCAGTATCTCAATACACTGCTCCACCATAAAGCGCAGCGTATTGGGCGAGGACGCCCGGTTATTGTGCGCGCCCATCCCGAGCCCGATTAA